ACCAGGTAAGTTGTGAACTTTTAATTCAAGGATTGTgaatgattaatattttatattatgaacTTGCAATATTGTTTGTTTTTTCAAAACACTGAAAACGTTTTCTGGATTCCCATTAATTGCATGAACTGAACAAACGgaagaattatatatatatttccacAAATTTGTGATTAACTGTCCGTCCAATTATGGGGTTTCAAACGTTTTATATAGTCTCAGCGATGTTTTCCAAAGGGATAATTTATGCTGCACATTGcgttaaagaaaaaaaaggggtgattattgaaattaaaaactaattttgTACTTCTGAAAAAAGTGCATTCAACAAAGAGTATCTGAATGCGTGGTGTAGTGATCAATCGAAGGTATTCACCATATATTACAGCGGTGTCAGCTGTTTGAACTACACTCCTGTATCCCGTGTCTGCATTCGTTTAtcttgaaattatatttgaatgtCACATAAATCTCATCTTTCAATTCTTGTTTTTGTATTAGCTCACATGGATATATGAGCATACTAGGAGAGACATACATGGATATATGTGCATTCTAGGTGAGATATGATTAGAAACGAAGTTATATAGGAGAGCCGCCTTTGTGGCGGATAAGATGATTGAAGTGAAACTGAGATGGTTTGTACATGTGAGGAAGAGGTAGACAGATGTGCCAGTTAGGAGGGTGTAAGAGATTGACAGTAGTAGGAGTTAGGAGAGGTAGAGGTATGCTGAAAAAGAACCAACGGAAGTTATTACACAAAACATGACGTGACTTTGATTTGCTGAGTACATAAACCTAGATAGGAAGGTATGAAGGTCGAGAATTAGAgtagaaggttagtaggtagCAGAGTGTGGTTGTCCAATGGGTGGGAGAGGCAGAGGGGTTTGCCACATATCCTCTTCTCAGTATTAGTAGTAATATTTGGTAATAGTgtaatttcttattcttctaATTATTGTACCATCTGttacttcatttttctttgtatCTTTGTATTTTCTTGCCATTTATTCTTCTTGCAACTGTTATCTACATTACTTCTCTTTTGAGCTAAGCGTCTATAAGGTCCGCAAACATGTTACCCTCCCAGACATCGGTTGTGAAATTACAGTGGGTATGTTTTTGTTGCACTTAACGATGCATTCCTTTTCGAGTGCTACGACATGCTTAAAGCACATTACTAGTTTTCTGTTTGTCTTGTAACTGGTTTCTGTCTTGGGAGAGTAAACACGCCAAGCAGGTGCAACGTCATTACAATTTGACATGGATGAAGTACTCTATACATCCACATGCATTTTATTCATCAGAAAGTTGCTCAATATAACTCAATTGTACAAGcagttttcttatttttcatccCGTTTAGCCAATTGTTCATACTTGTTGGTTTGAATTGAAGGTTACAGTTCTTTTGCCTTAGAACAGGAACTGTGTTCATGTACTGACCACTCTAATCATTCAGGTATTTGTGTTCGTAATGGACTTTACAAGTAGAGGCAGAGCCTGGTTCGACAAAATTGGCGAAAAGCTGGATAATCTGTATTGTGAGGTTGATGCTAAATCTCAGGTATCATTTGTTGGCCTTCCGAACATCTTAAGTGCCATTTTATTTCTTTGGCTTTTAGTCTGTTACTTCTTTTAGGTTTACTTTTTCTCAGTTTAGTTATCTTTtgcaaatcaaattaaaatatctagaGTGGGTACATGTTGGAGGACATTGCAATTGGTGCTTTCATGCACATATATGCACAAAATACACGGATATACATTTCATCCATAATACCACCTCTTTGGTGTTCTTATTAGTCTTTCTGTTCCCGCAAATATAATGGATGGTAGACTTCATCTACTACTAATTGTTGTATCATGTATAATCTGCAAACCTCTAGTTTTTTTGTGAGTTCTGGATATGTTCGTTTAGTTCATTCATTGTGTGTTGACAGgaacaaattaattttgttgAAAGCCAATTCCAGATAGCGAGTGCAAACCTGAAACAATTTTGTATAGGGGTTATTCAAGAAATACTCCCAGGATCTTTGTCAGCTGTCGAGGAGGAGACCAGTAATTTATCTTCAGAACAAAATAGAGAACAACATCCAGCTTCTGAGCTGTCAAACATCAGTGTGCAAGAAGATAGCAAGGATGAACTTTCCTTTTCGAACTCGTCTTCCCTCAAGCTCGCTGTGGAAGCCACGGAAGGAGTGCATGTTGATTCATCACTTCAGCCACGAGCAGATAAGGCGATGAAGATGTCTTTTGAGGATTGGGAAAAGATACTAGGGGTTACTGGTAAAAGTTCAGCACAAGTTGCTTCTATTGAGGAAACTTTAAAAATGACATTATCCTGTGAGGGTGATAAAGGAGTTGAAGTTCCTGCCAAATCTTCGACAAGTGCATCATCAGTTGAATGCCTAGAATTTGACCCTTCTATGCAAGAGGAGAAAACTATAGATTTCACAGATCATGGTGCTAACACTTCGAATGTTCCATCATTAACTTGTTCAATTTACTCTACTGAGTCACAAGAAAGTGTTGTTCTTGATTTTGACGAAATAAATTCTAATGCAGCAGTTCCAGCAGTATCAACTGGTATGTTTTCCCTAGTCTTGAGACTGGTAtatcttcttgttgtttgtTTATATGATGCTAATTTTCGCCCTTTTAGTACAACTTTTTCTCCGTCAATCAGAAAAGTCCCATTTGATTTAGTAACCTTTTAAGTTTCTTGTCAATTTTATATGGCAATACTTCCTTGGTAGCTCTGgctacttttcttttttctgcTTTTGTGCTGATAATATAATCGTCCTGTAAGTAGTGGCTTAGTTAGAAAGCATTGCTTTTGACGGACTAGGTAATTGCTGCATGTAGAGCTACttaccaaacaaacaaaaaaaaagttatacaGGACACTATATAGAATTGATACTAATTGATTTATGCTGACCAGACATGACTCTTTAGTGTGTGCGCTTAAGTGCTTTCTTGGTTAAGCTATCATTCCTTGTTTCACATGCCTAAAGGAGAAGTGTAAATGTGTAAGATTGAGAAATCATTGTCCTTTAATATCTGTGTTTCTAATGGATAAACAATGCAGATGAACCAGTTATTGACTCGGTTACTGAAGTGAAGTTTGATGGAAATTGTGTTCTGGTGGGTAGGGATGATTTTTCTTCAGGCTCTGAATGCCATGGAGCTCATATCTCTCTCAAGGTCTTGTCTCCTGCCTTCCcactcattttatatttctgCATTGGATGCCTTTTTGTCTTCCCACGAGTTAATTTGTTTCGGCTCCTTCCTTTTGTTTGTATGTGTGTAGTCATTTATTGACCTGTGATGGTTTTGCTTTCAGAAAAATATGGCAACGCTAAAGGGAAAACTAGGAAAACAGAGAAATAAGGACGCAACCAAATGTGAGGATTTCATTGTGGAATTAGAGGAATCAAATGCAGAAGGCAAGACAATATATTCTCCAACTGAAAAGTTGGAATTGTCACAAGAAGGCTTTTATGAATCAGACTGGGAGATCATCTAAACAGATGAGCTCCAAGCGACAATCATCCAGGAAAATAGGCTTCAAATGAAGCTCCAGATACAGTTGAGAGAGATTTAGTATTAAGCTCCAAACGGAACTTAACTATTTTTTGACATTCTTTTAGTAATCTGCTTTTTCAGTTTACTCATTGACTATTGTTCTCGCGGTGAacacttcatattttttttttgatgagtACAAGTAATATTTTTGTCTCGGTTTTTATCTTTTGTTATAGGTAAATTTTGTGTCATCACATCGTATTATATAACTCATGTAACTGATGGCAAATGAAGCTTTAAACTTCTTGGCCAAAAATAGTTCATTTGGCCACCATCACCACTTTTCTAAAGTTGTAACATCATTTGATACAATGTCTCATTGCAGATGTTTGTATCTCCAAATTCCCTAATTTAAACCATTCTTACCCATGAAGAGTCAGTGAAGGTGTGCTTATAGGAATGTGGATACTTTTTAGCTACAAATAATAACGTACGCTTCAGTTGGAGTGATTATGTGAATTCtcatgtctccatatttttttaagctAACATATGTCTCTAATTTGATACGATCCATAATATAATGTGATACTTGCTCATTATataattcaccaaataaatcaTTTTCTCTTCCCAATTACTAATTTGCTTTAATAATCAAGCTTTCTATATACATTCTCCTTGCCCCTTCTATAATTTCAAGCAATAGCTATTTGGCTCTTTAAATATCAATCCACTctgagttatttttttaatatcgtaatatattcattttgttttcaggttatatgttttatttataattaaaaattgatgacatcttttaatttaattcgtAAAGAGCAatctttttgttgattttatgaaatacaattacatacaattcatatttttttttttaaaaaaaagatgta
This window of the Solanum pennellii chromosome 2, SPENNV200 genome carries:
- the LOC107010802 gene encoding uncharacterized protein LOC107010802, translated to MDFTSRGRAWFDKIGEKLDNLYCEVDAKSQEQINFVESQFQIASANLKQFCIGVIQEILPGSLSAVEEETSNLSSEQNREQHPASELSNISVQEDSKDELSFSNSSSLKLAVEATEGVHVDSSLQPRADKAMKMSFEDWEKILGVTGKSSAQVASIEETLKMTLSCEGDKGVEVPAKSSTSASSVECLEFDPSMQEEKTIDFTDHGANTSNVPSLTCSIYSTESQESVVLDFDEINSNAAVPAVSTDEPVIDSVTEVKFDGNCVLVGRDDFSSGSECHGAHISLKKNMATLKGKLGKQRNKDATKCEDFIVELEESNAEGKTIYSPTEKLELSQEGFYESDWEII